The uncultured Sphaerochaeta sp. genome includes the window AGACCCAGGTATCGATGATATCGGCAACCGAATAGACCGGCGTTGAGTACAACATGAAGATCTGGTTGAAACCTGCATCCAGGATGGTTCCCAAGCGAAGCAGGACCACAATAACGATAACAGGGCGAATTGAGGGAAGGGTAATATATCGCACCCTTTGCCAAGAATTTGCACCCTCAACCAAGGCTGCCTCAAAGAGCGAAGGGTCGATGCCCATCAGAGCCGCAATGAAAATGATGGCGCTCCACCCCATCTCCTTCCATGCATCACTGAGAATGACAATCCAGGGAAAGGCATCCGTATTGGTCAGGAAATCAATGGGCTTGCCACCAAAGAGCTTGATGGTATCATTGACAATTCCGTCTCCTGGCGCCAATAGGGCAAGCAAGATACCGTACATGATTACCCACGAGAGAAAGTGTGGGAGATAGGCAAGTGTTTGTACTGTTTTTCGAAGAAGTGGGCGGTTGCTCTCATAAATGGCAATTGCCAGGATGATTGCAAGGGGAAGACTGAACACCAACTTCCCGAAACTGTACATCAGGGTGTTTCTGAGCAACTCAACAAAATAATAGGAGTTGATGAACGTCCTAAAATGCTCAAAACCAATCCATTGACTACCCAGCACCCCGTCCAAGGCCATATAATCCTTGAATGCAATCTGCCCGTTGAATATCGGGACATATTTAAAGATGATATAGTAGATCAAAGGTATTGCAAGCAAAGCATAGACTGATTTATGCCGCTTGATATCACGTAGCAACTGCTGTTTTGCCGTTCTTTCTGCCATTTTCAACCTCACACTCTCAGCATAGGGGCAAGATGGCAAGATTATGCAGGTCGTCTCTTGTACTTTACCGACTTTTTTATATAGGTTTTTATGATGTTGGCTCAACTGTACATAGGGTTACTGCATAAAACATGGTCAGCGAAGTCGTTTCCTCATATTCCAATACTGCAGGCCAAACTGTATGAAAATTACGATATATACAAAGAAGAGTCCGCAATAAAGTCCAAAAAAGAATTGGCTTGCACTTCTCACCCCACTTCCATGCAGTACCAGTTGGGGAATGATCACCAAGAAAAAAAGAACCAGCAAGGGAATCATTCTTCCCTTGAACACGCGCTCTATCATGGCAAGACGCGATCCATCATCACAGTAGAGCTCCTCATTTCCCTGCGTCTGCGCAGCAGGCTTCCTGAAATAGCTGTATCCAAAGAAATCCTGGATATACTCCCACCCACAGTCCTCAAACAGACGCAGGTAACTCTGCTTCTCAGCCCTTCCCTCTTGGTTGTAATCCAATTGGTAAACCACATCTTCCCCCTCACACCTGGAGAATACATACAACCCTGGGAAATATACCCGTCTAAAAGCCCAACCCTTCTTATGTTGGTTACACAAGAAGTCCTGCTCCTTCACATATTCAGGGATAGTATAGAATCTGAACATAACCTTCGTATCTTTCATAGTCCAACCTCCTCCAAGTTTCGGCACATCCGTTCAATTCGTATTTTTTCCAAAGCAAGAACATCAGATCCAAGTTCGGTAATCTGATAGATTTTTCGTTTATCCTGTTCATCCACAAATCGGATAAGCCCATCCTTCTCCATCTTCGACAAACTTCCATAGAGCGTCCCTGCCCCGATTCTCACCACCCCGTCGGTCAATGAATCGACTTTCTGGACTATTGCATACCCGTGCATGGGCTTCTGCAAGCAGAGCAATATGTAGAATCCAGTCTCTGTCATGGGTACATAGACTTTTCTGATATGGGAATCCATGTGAAGCTCCTTATATCGTGGTGCAATGTATCGCACTGCGATGTATAATAGCGAAAAAACTCCCCTTCTGTCAAGAATAATCTACCTCAATGTTGTGAACGAATCTTTCCTGGAGCACATCCCTTGATCTTCTTGAACACCCTGCAGAAATACGCTTGGTCCTGGAATCCACTCTGACTCGCAACCTCGTTTATTGAGAGAGAACTCTCACGGAGCAATTGGGTGGCAAGGAATACCCGCTGCCTGTTTAGGTAATCCCATGGGCTGATACCCAACTCCTTGCGGAAAATTCTCGTCAGGTAGTCTTCACTGACATTCACTGATTCAGCAAGTTGCCAACGTGATATCTGCTGGGTAGCATGCCTACCTAAATAGACCACAGCTCGCTTGACCAAGGCGCCGGTGAGAGGAGGAAGCATCTCATTGGTTTCCAACAGCTCAAGCAACCGCTGTCCAAACTCACTACTTTCAAGCACACACTGGTGAGCGATAAGGAGACGAGGAACAAGGGAAAGCTGCTCTGCCTCCTCCTTCTCCCAATGTTCACGTATCACCACAATCGGAGCATCCGAGGATTTTCGAATATTCCTATAGAGAGCAGGATCAAAGAGTGAGGCAAGTATCATTTTTACCGGCTGGTTGGCTACCACATCCAATACCTCATCTGGTTCACTGTGAACAATGAACTCCTCATCCAAGGCAAGAGCCTTGCAACAATCTTCAGGCAGCCCCTTGATCGCAACCAGAACACCATCTGAGAGATGATGGGAAGTTCTCATCAAGGATGAATAGAGATTTTGCTGGCCTTCAGGAGCGTGGAGACAGACCATGGGAGCTAGGGAGAGGGTATTATGTCCTGCAATCGCTGTACGCAGGAGACGGAACTCCCTTCCTTGATTATTTGCATCCCAACCAATAACACCTCCTGCAATCTTGGAGAGCTCATGCTTCTGCAGGTTACCCACAGGGATTACTTCACTGGAAGCAAAAGAAGCAAGCAACACCTCAGGTATTGGCTCATCACCATCAGCAACAATATAAAACAAGGTATCATGGGAAGGGGGGTTGCTCTCACCCATCAAGCTTGGCAGGGGTAGCTGTACAACTACTGCATTATCATGCAGGGAGAATGAGCCATGGCTCATCAGGATAATTCTTTGAGCCAAGGAGAGACTTGGCTCCTGACTCCCCATTGAGGCCTTCCAAGAAACTGAAGAGGAAGCAAAACGGAAACGGAGGCCATCCTTCGACAAAGTGGATTGCAACCTCATCTCCCCTCCTTCCCTTACAATATACTCACAGATGATCGTAAAGCTTTGGATCAAGCGCTTGGCATCGACACAGAGGGAGGGCATCTCCTCTGGTCCTTCATAGGCAAGAGGAAAGGAGGTGAGCAATGGTGTTATCAACGTCATTGGATTGCAGACCTTGTTCTCCAACTCAAGATTGCCGGAGTGAGAGAGGGAAAGATCCAGAAGATGCGTGGCAGAACGGATCTGTGCCTCAATCTGCTTCCCCATCTCTCCTTCAACCTGCTTTGCAATGGAGAGAATTGTCTCAAGAGGAGTCTTGAGTCCCTCCCCAACATTGGCAAAGAACTCACTTCTCGAACGCTGTGCCCTCTCTGCATCTTCCCTTGCACGGTTGGCGGCATCGAGGAGAAATGCTCCCTTGATAGCTGAACTCAAAGCGGTTCGTAGCTCTTCCATGACACTTCCGCTGAACAACGAGGTTCTCAGGATGAGATACCCCAGTGGCTGGTTGTCCATGAACAGAGGTTCAACCACATGTACACCCTGCCCAAGATGATCCAGGAGTCCTTGTGGCAATAAGAGGTGCTTGGGAAAAGATTGCCTCCTTTCCATGACTAGGGAATCGGCATACCCTCCAATGAAGGAATTGGTTGTCTCATCACCGTACAGAACCAGATATCCCGCATCAAGACCAAGGGCTCCAAGGTGTTTTGCCAGGAGAGATGGTATGGTTGAAAGAGTTTTCACCCCCAAGAGATCACACTTGAGCATATTGAGGATGCTTGCCTGCAAAGCATGTTGGTAGGCATGTTCATGTGCAACCAAATCCCGTTGACGGAGAAAGAGGTCCCTGATTGGACCTGCACAGAGCGTCTTGAAGGAAAGGGTCGCAAAAAAAGTACAGTACCAATGCAGGGCTTCACTCAGGAGACTGGGATCCCCTCCCCTGTCAAGGAAACGGTAGGATAGATGTCCGAGCAAGGAGAGCACTTCCTTCTCATGTTGCAAGGAAGCTTCCTTAAGCAGTAGGCCAATCCTCTCTTGCTCCTCCTCATTCGCATCAAACACCTGGATCAACCAAGCCTTGAAAAGTTCCTGACTCCCAATAACACGACGAGCCTGTTGTTCACTTCCCAAGGAGTAGGTACACCCACAACTCTGACGAATGATCGGCTGTGAGGGAAGAAGCAAGTCAAAGCAGGAAGGATCCTCCTCTGAAAGCATATCGCTGAGCAGGTTCCAAGACATCCTTGCCAACTCATTAACCGGCATCCTCGCAGTGGTACAAGGAACCTTCAAGAGGTGGCTTTCCCTGCTGTCATTATATCCCACGATACGCAGGTCCTCAGGAATTGAGAATCCGAGGTTCTCCAAGTATTTTCCTGCATCAAACATCATCAGATCGCTGGCACAAACCAACGTATCGAAATCTCGCCCAGGAACGAGTTTTCTCTCCTCCAATAACTGAACAATTGCCTTCCTTCCTTCTGACCAGGAGAAAGGATCACTGACCAAGCGAGGATCAAAGAGCAGACTGGTTTGATCAAGGGTATCGCAATAGGCCCGGTAGCGGTCCTCGGCAGAGTAGTGATTCTCCGGTCCCCGGAGAAAGGCAATCTTCCTTGCACGATGCTCACGGATACAGTGCAACATGACACTCTGAACCCCAGAATAGGCATCAAAAGAGATTCCTGGACAGCCTTCCTTCTTCATACCGATGCAGACACAGTCCAGACCTTCAAGGTTATCTAGGAAAGCATGAACCTCTGGGACACTGACAGCCCCACCCAAGGCTGAGGCCCAGGTGATCACACCGTCGAGATTATCTGTATTTACCAGAGAATAGATGGCATTACGTAGGTACTCCTGGTTCTCCTGATACTCAAGTCTTCCTCCAGGGAACACAAACAGGGAAATACCGGAACGTTGGCAGTGGCTTGCAATCTGGGACCAGAGCCCGTTGGAAGCTCCGGTATGAATAGAGGCTAAAACCAATCCCACTCGCCTTGTCACGTGAGCACCCACAGCAACCTCCTTATAAACGATATCACTATACCACAGGTTTTTTCACCTTGACAGTCCAGCAAGGAGAAGGCTATCATTTGGAACAATGTTTCATTTTCAAAAAGTCGAGGCAAGGCTCAAGAGCCTGAACTATCATCTGGAGCGGTTCATGCCGATCCTCACTCCCAGCGGTGTTGTCATGGGACTCCTCCTTGGTTCACTTGTCTCCTGGATGACCCCATCGGTACCATACCTGTTTGGTCTTATTACCTTTATCGGTGGATTGGGCATCAGTTCAAATGCCTTCTTTGGAGTCATTAAAAAACCAAAAGCCATTCTCTTCTTCATTCTTGGGGCGAATATCATCATGCCCTTGGTGGCATGGGCATTGGCGAACCTGTTGTTTCCCGGTCATCCTGCAATTATCACGGGATTTATTCTCCTGATGGCCATCCCCACTGCAATCACCGGATATATCTGGGCAAATATCTATAGTGGGAATGGGGCACTCTCCCTGACCTTGATCATTGTCTCCACTCTCCTTGCTCCTTTCCTTACCCCCTACACAGTTGCACTCCTTGCCCAGACCAACGTACAGATCGATACCAAGGGAATGATGATATCACTGCTTGTCATGGTCGTTATCCCCTCCATTGTCGGTATTCTTATCAACAATGCAACACAGGGGAAGGTAAACGACCACGTGGGGCCAAACCTGAAGCCATTCTCCAAGATCGGGCTCTTCTTCA containing:
- a CDS encoding ABC transporter permease subunit — protein: MAERTAKQQLLRDIKRHKSVYALLAIPLIYYIIFKYVPIFNGQIAFKDYMALDGVLGSQWIGFEHFRTFINSYYFVELLRNTLMYSFGKLVFSLPLAIILAIAIYESNRPLLRKTVQTLAYLPHFLSWVIMYGILLALLAPGDGIVNDTIKLFGGKPIDFLTNTDAFPWIVILSDAWKEMGWSAIIFIAALMGIDPSLFEAALVEGANSWQRVRYITLPSIRPVIVIVVLLRLGTILDAGFNQIFMLYSTPVYSVADIIDTWVYRQGLLEFQFGLATAVGLFKGVIGMFLILGSNRLVRRFGGNSLY
- a CDS encoding DUF2812 domain-containing protein, translated to MKDTKVMFRFYTIPEYVKEQDFLCNQHKKGWAFRRVYFPGLYVFSRCEGEDVVYQLDYNQEGRAEKQSYLRLFEDCGWEYIQDFFGYSYFRKPAAQTQGNEELYCDDGSRLAMIERVFKGRMIPLLVLFFLVIIPQLVLHGSGVRSASQFFFGLYCGLFFVYIVIFIQFGLQYWNMRKRLR
- a CDS encoding PadR family transcriptional regulator — translated: MDSHIRKVYVPMTETGFYILLCLQKPMHGYAIVQKVDSLTDGVVRIGAGTLYGSLSKMEKDGLIRFVDEQDKRKIYQITELGSDVLALEKIRIERMCRNLEEVGL
- a CDS encoding helix-turn-helix domain-containing protein, which gives rise to MGAHVTRRVGLVLASIHTGASNGLWSQIASHCQRSGISLFVFPGGRLEYQENQEYLRNAIYSLVNTDNLDGVITWASALGGAVSVPEVHAFLDNLEGLDCVCIGMKKEGCPGISFDAYSGVQSVMLHCIREHRARKIAFLRGPENHYSAEDRYRAYCDTLDQTSLLFDPRLVSDPFSWSEGRKAIVQLLEERKLVPGRDFDTLVCASDLMMFDAGKYLENLGFSIPEDLRIVGYNDSRESHLLKVPCTTARMPVNELARMSWNLLSDMLSEEDPSCFDLLLPSQPIIRQSCGCTYSLGSEQQARRVIGSQELFKAWLIQVFDANEEEQERIGLLLKEASLQHEKEVLSLLGHLSYRFLDRGGDPSLLSEALHWYCTFFATLSFKTLCAGPIRDLFLRQRDLVAHEHAYQHALQASILNMLKCDLLGVKTLSTIPSLLAKHLGALGLDAGYLVLYGDETTNSFIGGYADSLVMERRQSFPKHLLLPQGLLDHLGQGVHVVEPLFMDNQPLGYLILRTSLFSGSVMEELRTALSSAIKGAFLLDAANRAREDAERAQRSRSEFFANVGEGLKTPLETILSIAKQVEGEMGKQIEAQIRSATHLLDLSLSHSGNLELENKVCNPMTLITPLLTSFPLAYEGPEEMPSLCVDAKRLIQSFTIICEYIVREGGEMRLQSTLSKDGLRFRFASSSVSWKASMGSQEPSLSLAQRIILMSHGSFSLHDNAVVVQLPLPSLMGESNPPSHDTLFYIVADGDEPIPEVLLASFASSEVIPVGNLQKHELSKIAGGVIGWDANNQGREFRLLRTAIAGHNTLSLAPMVCLHAPEGQQNLYSSLMRTSHHLSDGVLVAIKGLPEDCCKALALDEEFIVHSEPDEVLDVVANQPVKMILASLFDPALYRNIRKSSDAPIVVIREHWEKEEAEQLSLVPRLLIAHQCVLESSEFGQRLLELLETNEMLPPLTGALVKRAVVYLGRHATQQISRWQLAESVNVSEDYLTRIFRKELGISPWDYLNRQRVFLATQLLRESSLSINEVASQSGFQDQAYFCRVFKKIKGCAPGKIRSQH
- a CDS encoding bile acid:sodium symporter family protein; this translates as MFHFQKVEARLKSLNYHLERFMPILTPSGVVMGLLLGSLVSWMTPSVPYLFGLITFIGGLGISSNAFFGVIKKPKAILFFILGANIIMPLVAWALANLLFPGHPAIITGFILLMAIPTAITGYIWANIYSGNGALSLTLIIVSTLLAPFLTPYTVALLAQTNVQIDTKGMMISLLVMVVIPSIVGILINNATQGKVNDHVGPNLKPFSKIGLFFIIVINTSNVAERLIADASWIYLPIALVCALLAVIGYPLAHYLGKIAGIALEDRKSVTFAVSMRNISSALVLAIAYFPPETALPVIFGIVFQQTICAFMAHTLYGRKKIT